The following are encoded in a window of Ignavibacteriales bacterium genomic DNA:
- the rfaE2 gene encoding D-glycero-beta-D-manno-heptose 1-phosphate adenylyltransferase, producing the protein MGAVVTRAALAEIREKLKREGRKVVFTNGCFDIVHRGHVEYLTKAKALGDVLVVGMNTDASVKRLKGTSRPIVCQDDRALVLAAFRVVDYVCLFDEDTPHELIKAVMPDVLVKGSDWTVDSIVGKDIVEAAGGTVQTIDFVPNRSTTDIIKKIADGKTH; encoded by the coding sequence ATGGGTGCTGTCGTTACACGCGCCGCGTTGGCAGAGATAAGAGAAAAATTGAAGCGTGAAGGAAGGAAAGTTGTTTTCACAAACGGCTGTTTCGATATCGTGCATCGAGGACACGTGGAATATTTGACAAAGGCAAAAGCGCTCGGGGACGTACTTGTGGTTGGAATGAATACCGACGCATCAGTGAAACGCCTCAAAGGAACATCACGGCCCATCGTCTGTCAGGATGACCGTGCCTTGGTGCTTGCCGCTTTTCGTGTGGTTGACTATGTGTGCCTCTTTGATGAAGACACGCCGCACGAACTCATCAAAGCCGTTATGCCCGATGTGCTTGTGAAAGGTTCCGACTGGACGGTTGACTCCATTGTAGGAAAAGATATTGTTGAGGCAGCAGGCGGCACTGTGCAAACGATTGATTTTGTTCCAAATCGCTCCACAACAGACATCATTAAAAAAATTGCAGACGGCAAAACGCACTGA